In Arvicola amphibius chromosome 1, mArvAmp1.2, whole genome shotgun sequence, one DNA window encodes the following:
- the LOC119827399 gene encoding olfactory receptor 56A4: MIGKQHTEAQKNISSIPVSEFFLICFPNYQTWQHWLSLPLSLLFLLAMGANTTLLITIRMEASLHEPMYYLLSLLSLLDIVLCLTVIPKVLAIFWSDNKSISFSACFLQMFVMNSFLTMESCTFMVMAYDRYVAICKPLHYPSIITDQFVARAAIFVAARNGILTMPIPVLSSQLRYCARTIKNCICTNLSVSKLSCDDITFNKLYQFVVGWTLLGSDIIFIILSYSFILKAVLQIKAEGAMAKALGTCGSHFILILFFSTVLLVLVITNLARERIPPDVPILLNILHHLIPPALNPIVYGVRTREIKQGIWNLLRRL; this comes from the coding sequence ATGATCGGAAAGCAACACACGgaagcacagaaaaatatttcttccatTCCGGTCTCTGAATTCTTCCTCATATGCTTCCCTAACTACCAGACCTGGCAGCATtggctgtccctgcccctcagcctcctcttcctcctggccaTGGGGGCCAATACCACCCTTCTCATCACCATCAGGATGGAGGCCTCTCTGCATGAGCCCATGTACTACctgctcagccttctctctctgctggaCATTGTGCTCTGCCTCACTGTCATACCTAAGGTCCTGGCCATCTTCTGGTCTGACAACAAATCCATAAgcttctctgcctgcttcctccagATGTTTGTCATGAACAGTTTCCTGACTATGGAGTCCTGCACCTTCATggtcatggcctatgaccgctatgtggccatctgcaagcCTCTGCATTACCCATCCATCATCACTGACCAGTTTGTGGCTAGGGCTGCCATCTTTGTGGCAGCCCGAAATGGGATTCTTACTATGCCTATCCCTGTACTTTCTTCTCAACTGAGATACTGTGCAAGAACAATCAAGAACTGCATCTGTACCAATCTGTCTGTGTCCAAACTCTCTTGTGATGACATCACATTTAACAAACTCTACCAGTTTGTTGTAGGCTGGACCCTGCTGGGCTCTGACATCATCTTCATTATTCTTTCGTATTCTTTCATTCTGAAGGCTGTGCTGCAGATAAAAGCTGAGGGAGCTATGGCCAAAGCTTTAGGCACATGTGGTTCCCACttcatcctcatcctcttcttcagCACAGTCTTGCTGGTGCTGGTCATCACTAACCTGGCCAGGGAGAGGATTCCCCCAGATGTCCCTATCCTGCTCAACATCTTGCATCACCTCATTCCCCCAGCTCTGAACCCCATTGTTTATGGGGTAAGAACAAGGGAGATCAAGCAGGGAATATGGAACCTGCTTAGGAGGTTGTAA
- the LOC119802168 gene encoding olfactory receptor 52L1, whose product MALSNSSWRQPQPSFFLVGIPGLEESQHWIALPLGVLYFLALVGNVTIIFIIWTDSSLHQPMYLFLAMLAAIDLVLASSTAPKTLTVLLDLAHEIGYIVCLTQMFFIHAFSSMESGILVAMALDRYVAICHPLRHSTILHPGIIGRIGMVVLVRGLVLLTPFPILLQNLVFCRATVISHAYCEHMAVVKLACSETTVNRAYGLSVALLVVGLDVLAIGISYALILQAVLKVPGGEARLKAFSTCGSHVCVILIFYVPGMFSFLTHRFGHHVPHHVHVLLATLYLLVPPALNPLVYGVKTRQIRQRVLRVFYIKASS is encoded by the coding sequence ATGGCCCTTAGCAATTCCAGCTGGAGGCAACCCCAGCCCTCTTTCTTCCTAGTAGGAATTCCAGGCTTGGAGGAAAGTCAGCACTGGATAGCACTGCCCCTGGGTGTCCTTTACTTCCTTGCTCTAGTGGGCAACGTGACTATTATCTTCATCATCTGGACTGACTCATCCTTGCATCAACCCATGTACCTCTTCCTGGCCATGCTCGCTGCTATTGACCTGGTCCTGGCCTCCTCCACTGCACCCAAAACCCTGACCGTGCTCTTGGATCTTGCTCATGAGATTGGGTACATTGTCTGCCTGACTCAGATGTTCTTCATCCATGCCTTCTCCTCCATGGAGTCAGGCATACTTGTGGCCATGGCTCTGGACCGCTATGTCGCCATCTGCCACCCTCTGCGCCATTCCACCATCCTGCATCCAGGGATTATAGGGCGCATTGGGATGGTGGTGCTAGTCCGAGGACTGGTCCTCCTCACCCCATTTCCCATCCTATTGCAGAACCTTGTCTTCTGCAGAGCCACTGTCATAAGCCATGCCTATTGTGAGCATATGGCTGTGGTAAAACTTGCCTGTTCTGAAACCACAGTGAATCGAGCCTATGGGCTGTCAGTGGCCCTGCTGGTGGTTGGGCTAGATGTCCTGGCCATTGGCATTTCCTATGCCCTCATCCTCCAGGCGGTGCTGAAGGTCCCAGGGGGTGAAGCCAGACTCAAGGCCTTCAGCACATGTGGGTCTCATGTTTGTGTCATTCTCATCTTCTATGTACCtggaatgttttctttcctcactCACCGCTTTGGGCACCACGTTCCCCATCATGTCCATGTTCTGCTGGCCACGCTCTACCTCCTTGTGCCCCCTGCCCTCAACCCTCTTGTTTATGGGGTGAAGACTCGACAGATCCGCCAGCGAGTGCTCAGGGTGTTCTACATAAAAGCATCAAGTTGA